Proteins from one Cyclopterus lumpus isolate fCycLum1 chromosome 11, fCycLum1.pri, whole genome shotgun sequence genomic window:
- the cdcp1b gene encoding CUB domain-containing protein 1: MRLCASCALLGLLLLTAFDTSECLQTTVRPDKGSTVTVSTALPVDQCAVCTVSGVNDTLTSCHSSLPLVPEEEVKLLFNCSQPIEEAFTVTIARTIECTKDACSPTTVETQPAVLTELSRTFTWELKAPEKTLVGLDVLGDGLIETSQPCPDDFQYSVTTSKTNAESRTRYCRGGSETRLEAPNGAVVSLQVKPKALVKSVLFQASAGPLKGRTMVVTVNSSTTLVVSRDPGQPECDVCSTGDCSPTEKTLINVEKLLLEFSCLKPQDVYSVKMEMKIECTQSSCTPAAEEIDPDVFMDFKRSLTWDISVPDRTVLTLDFPGGLEEMSGAVKCQDGPQYSVSTTNREGKIKTTSYCKGGTLSRHLDLLGTTAVTAEVPKGSEVDLFTAKAAPRGARMMSVMPDPNTIITISRVTSEPDCSVCVNKEPKQKCEPSRLTLEDPSNTTVEFTCPQPQDVFIVEINRDIECKDASCPGNIVQAESSLFPDFNRTFTWDLKVVSTRTFQLDFPEPGMRQIPNEETCPDEHTYSIVAYLRTGPATIGTFCKGGTVTTIMALYKGRLSLQVPGNRKLDPVDIKLNVGPETNMVAILTVNLPRGVSNTDFITANYPRDFPDDQEMQWNFTVPGMHNYTMRFSDHTAPECLRKEVEVEYQKEKKKVTKLTLADPQPHHEQGNFNMVLRNCKTNRTLQGLTLNYRVSVIRSGHPVLCVVDLIGQQGVSMQVEKVGSDPYCEMSVNSKVEKKLNVAAGTKASLAFLDCPNEDVRLTASKVIECQNVTSCSATQLTVPKLDSCLPMPLHSFTWHLKVPQDGTVDLVSPTGSLRQSLPGQECSPSVSLHVAEEDGFSVGEFCITGMIQKVQVHGNVAVTATVPDFSKTKEPFLNVSFSQEISETIIYRVSPEESSPTLLATPNWPLGMRPSSTVSWIVTVPSQYEAHMQFVNLSQPKCMDRHTAIKVMMLGDEEEMISRREDEEAEDKLTVPRSFYLNMSNCIPEEGHFGAMTNIVLQKRSNLLAILLGIAGALLLLLIVLAVVCFVTKKRKKDKLAKEASIYIGKGNIFRPSDRHFSKARSDNDSHVYASIDESMMYGHLLGDTSYADSMPDHFNGVQVDSYNTFTGPTDAGLPVIKEPDHEPELERFQTFLDPSESFNLTRPRTPIDRQDSLGFQDRRMLDNELYTFKSTGDMNTIRLSGVDMEPQPPPISEDSL, translated from the exons ATGCGGCTGTGTGCGAGCTGCGCGCTCCTGGGACTCTTGTTGTTGACGGCCTTCGACACATCAG AATGCCTCCAGACGACGGTGCGACCGGACAAAGGCTCGACGGTGACGGTGTCCACCGCGCTGCCGGTGGATCAATGTGCAGTTTGCACGGTGAGTGGGGTGAACGACACGCTGACCTCCTGCcactcctctctgcctctggtGCCTGAGGAGGAGGTCAAGCTGCTGTTCAACTGCTCCCAGCCGATTGAAGAGGCTTTCACTGTGACGATCGCTCGGACCATTG AGTGCACAAAGGACGCCTGCAGCCCGACAACGGTAGAAACTCAACCCGCCGTCCTCACAGAGTTGAGCAGAACCTTCACCTGGGAGCTGAAGGCGCCGGAGAAGACGCTTGTGGGTCTGGACGTCCTTGGAGACGGGCTGATAGAGACGTCGCAACCGTGCCCTGACGACTTTCAGTATTCGGTGACCACATCCAAAACAAACGCCGAGAGCCGGACTCGGTATTGTCGAGGTGGTTCTGAGACTCGTTTAGAAGCGCCCAATGGAGCTGTTGTGTCTCTGCAAGTTAAACCGAAGGCTCTGGTCAAATCGGTTTTGTTCCAGGCCTCAGCTGGACCTCTGA AGGGCCGAACAATGGTTGTAACCGTTAATTCAAGTACGACTTTGGTCGTCAGCCGGGACCCTGGGCAGCCAGAATGTGACGTTTGCTCCACGGGCGACTGCAGCCCCACAGAAAAGACGCTGATCAACGTTGAAAAACTCTTGCTGGAGTTCAGCTGCCTGAAACCTCAGGATGTGTACAGCGTGAAGATGGAGATGAAAATAG AATGTACCCAGAGCTCCTGCACTCCTGCTGCAGAAGAAATTGATCCTGACGTCTTCATGGACTTCAAAAGATCCCTAACATGGGACATTAGTGTACCAGACAGGACTGTCTTAACTCTGGACTTCCCTGGTGGATTAGAGGAGATGTCTGGAGCAGTAAAATGCCAAGATGGCCCCCAGTACTCTGTGAGCACAACTAACAGGGAAGGAAAGATTAAAACTACCAGCTACTGTAAGGGCGGAACATTGTCTCGTCATCTGGATCTGCTCGGAACGACGGCTGTGACTGCAGAGGTTCCCAAAGGAAGTGAAGTGGACTTATTCACAGCCAAAGCAGCACCAAGAG GGGCCAGAATGATGTCCGTGATGCCCGATCCTAACACCATTATAACCATCAGCAGGGTGACCAGCGAGCCAGACTGCAGTGTGTGCGTGAACAAGGAGCCCAAACAGAAATGTGAGCCGTCACGGCTCACCCTGGAAGATCCCAGCAACACCACAGTGGAGTTCACCTGTCCTCAGCCTCAGGATGTTTTCATTGTGGAGATCAACAGAGACATTG AATGCAAAGATGCCTCCTGCCCTGGAAACATCGTTCAGGCCGAGTCCTCGCTGTTCCCAGACTTCAACCGGACCTTCACCTGGGACCTGAAAGTCGTCTCCACTCGAACCTTCCAACTGGACTTCCCAGAACCGGGAATGCGACAGATTCCCAACGAGGAGACCTGTCCAGATGAGCACACGTACTCCATTGTTGCCTATCTGCGCACGGGGCCAGCAACCATTGGTACCTTTTGCAAAGGAGGAACTGTGACCACCATCATGGCTCTCTACAAGGGCCGACTATCTCTGCAGGTGCCTGGCAACCGGAAGCTGGATCCCGTTGACATCAAACTCAACGTAGGACCTGAGACCAACA TGGTTGCCATATTGACAGTCAACCTACCACGAGGTGTGTCCAACACAGACTTCATCACGGCCAACTATCCCCGCGACTTCCCTGACGACCAGGAGATGCAGTGGAACTTCACGGTGCCCGGCATGCACAACTACACAATGCGTTTCAGCGATCACACAGCTCCAGAGTGCCTCAGgaaagaggtggaggtggagtaccagaaagagaaaaagaaggtgACCAAACTGACTCTGGCGGATCCTCAGCCGCACCACGAGCAGGGCAACTTCAACATGGTGCTGAGGAACTGTAAAACCAACAGGACGCTGCAGGGCCTCACCTTGAACTACAGAGTCTCTGTAATCAGGAGCGGGCATCCAG TCCTGTGTGTGGTGGATCTCATCGGACAGCAAGGAGTGTCGATGCAGGTGGAGAAAGTGGGTTCTGATCCCTACTGTGAGATGAGCGTTAACTCTAAGGTCGAAAAGAAGCTGAACGTGGCTGCAGGCACGAAGGCCAGCCTGGCCTTCCTTGACTGTCCAAATGAAGATGTGCGCCTCACTGCCAGTAAAGTTATTG aGTGCCAAAATGTGACGTCCTGCTCTGCGACTCAGCTCACTGTGCCCAAACTGGACTCCTGTCTACCGATGCCCCTCCACAGCTTCACCTGGCACCTCAAAGTCCCTCAGGACGGCACCGTGGACCTGGTGTCACCCACAGGGAGTCTCCGACAGTCCCTGCCCGGCCAGGAGTGTAGTCCGTCCGTTTCTCTGCATGTGGCCGAAGAAGACGGGTTTTCTGTTGGAGAATTCTGCATCACCGGAATGATCCAGAAAGTTCAGGTGCACGGAAACGTCGCCGTCACAGCCACCGTCCCGGACttcagcaagaccaaggagcctTTCCTCAACGTCAGCTTCAGTCAGGAGATCTCAG agacCATTATTTATAGAGTCAGCCCAGAGGAGTCGTCTCCGACCCTGCTGGCCACTCCCAACTGGCCCCTGGGCATGCGGCCttcgtccaccgtctcctggatcgtCACCGTACCGAGCCAGTACGAGGCGCACATGCAGTTTGTCAACCTCAGCCAACCCAAATGCATGGACCGGCACACCGCCATCAAGGTGATGATGCtgggggacgaggaggagatgatCAGCCgcagggaggacgaggaggcggAGGACAAGTTGACAGTGCCGCGTAGCTTTTATCTCAACATGTCCAACTGTATTCCAGAGGAGGGACACTTTGGTGCAATGACCAACATCGTTCTGCAGAAGAGGAGCA ATCTCCTGGCCATCCTCCTCGGGATAGCGGGAGCTCTCTTGCTGTTGCTCATAGTGCTGGCTGTTGTATGCTTCGTCACAAA gaaaaggaagaaagacaaaCTGGCCAAGGAGGCATCCATCTACATTGGCAAAGGAAACATCTTCCGCCCGAGTGACCGGCACTTCAGCAAAGCTCGGTCTGACAACGACTCCCACGTCTACGCCTCCATAGACGAGTCGATGATGTACGGCCACCTGCTGGGTGACACCAGCTACGCCGACAGCATGCCGGACCACTTCAACGGCGTGCAGGTGGACTCTTACAACACATTCACGGGCCCCACTGATGCAGGGCTGCCTGTGATCAAAGAGCCGGACCACGAGCCTGAGCTGGAACGGTTCCAGACGTTCTTGGACCCGTCCGAGTCTTTCAACTTGACCCGTCCGCGCACTCCTATCGACCGGCAGGACAGCCTCGGCTTCCAGGACCGCAGGATGTTGGATAATGAACTGTACACGTTCAAGAGCACGGGGGATATGAACACGATCCGGCTCTCCGGCGTTGACATGGAGCCACAGCCGCCGCCGATATCGGAGGACTCCTTGTAG
- the LOC117739113 gene encoding tetranectin-like has protein sequence MEFKGAFVLLGVLLLVNCSFQQTPAKKKPVKKGIAKDAAIEELQKQINDIVHELNLLKEHQALQTVCLKGIKSHNKCFLADTVRKRYHAASEDCNALGGVLGTPTSSDENDQLRDYVRQSVGPDEQVWLGVNDMVTEGTWVDQTGSSITFKNWDASNNRSPQPDGGQAHDCAALSGASGGKWFDENCREEKPSVCQFNIV, from the exons ATGGAGTTCAAAGGAGCGTTTGTGCTTCTGGGAGTTCTGCTACTGGTCAACTGCTCATTTCAGCAGACTCCAGCGAAGAAGAAGCCCGTGAAAAAAGGTATAG CTAAAGATGCTGCCATCGAGGAGCTACAGAAACAGATCAACGACATTGTCCACGAGCTCAACCTACTGAAGGAGCATCAAGCCCTGCAGACAG TGTGTTTGAAAGGCATAAAGAGCCACAACAAGTGTTTCTTGGCCGACACCGTCAGAAAACGCTATCACGCTGCCAGCGAGGACTGCAACGCCCTGGGCGGCGTCCTCGGTACGCCCACGTCCAGCGACGAGAACGACCAGCTCCGAGACTACGTCCGCCAGAGCGTCGGCCCGGACGAGCAGGTATGGCTGGGCGTCAACGACATGGTGACCGAGGGCACCTGGGTGGACCAGACCGGCTCCAGCATCACATTCAAAAACTGGGACGCGTCCAACAACCGGTCCCCTCAGCCGGACGGAGGCCAGGCCCACGACTGCGCCGCCCTGTCCGGGGCCTCCGGTGGGAAGTGGTTCGACGAGAACTGCCGCGAGGAGAAGCCGTCCGTCTGCCAGTTCAACATCGTTTGA